A single Nostoc sp. PCC 7107 DNA region contains:
- a CDS encoding ADP-ribosylglycohydrolase family protein: MRRASGCLFGLAFGDALGAATEFLNVEEICRRFPPNGPQEIVGDPARVTDDTQMTLAVGQALIEVGVANLSLPNLEPVLRRTFVEWLHSPDNNRAPGMTCLQACEYLESGLPWQQATRPNSKGCGANMRVVPVGLLLTDDTTRAAVAQFQAALTHGHPTALTASDLTAAAITYLVKGGEPQKLPNQLRNYALSQRSVYHADWLDDLWQRPGIETPEEFISRGWDECLAVLDRLDAALVNPNRDIDPCLAIGEGWVAEEALATGLLCFLLFPEEPLAALRRAALTAGDSDSIACLAGAFAGAYLGMAAWPEDWVVRIEYRDQLAALCKVWD, from the coding sequence ATGCGTCGTGCCTCTGGATGTTTATTTGGGTTAGCCTTTGGTGATGCCTTGGGTGCCGCTACAGAATTTTTAAATGTGGAAGAAATTTGTCGTCGCTTTCCGCCAAATGGGCCGCAAGAAATTGTTGGTGATCCTGCACGCGTTACCGACGACACACAAATGACATTAGCCGTAGGGCAAGCCCTGATTGAGGTTGGTGTCGCAAACTTGAGCTTACCTAATTTAGAACCTGTTCTCAGACGCACTTTTGTTGAGTGGTTACATAGTCCAGACAATAATCGCGCCCCTGGAATGACTTGTTTGCAGGCTTGTGAATATCTGGAATCAGGTTTGCCTTGGCAACAAGCAACTAGACCCAACTCCAAAGGCTGTGGTGCAAATATGCGTGTTGTGCCTGTAGGTTTATTGCTAACAGATGATACAACCCGTGCGGCAGTTGCTCAATTCCAAGCAGCATTAACTCATGGTCATCCTACTGCCCTTACTGCTTCAGATTTAACCGCAGCCGCAATTACTTACCTTGTCAAGGGCGGCGAACCACAAAAATTGCCGAATCAACTCCGCAACTATGCTCTCAGTCAGCGATCGGTTTATCATGCTGATTGGCTGGATGATTTGTGGCAGCGTCCAGGTATTGAGACACCAGAAGAATTTATTAGTCGTGGCTGGGATGAGTGTTTAGCAGTACTCGACCGTCTTGATGCAGCATTAGTCAACCCCAACCGCGACATTGACCCCTGTTTAGCCATAGGTGAGGGTTGGGTAGCAGAAGAAGCCTTAGCTACAGGTCTATTATGCTTTTTGTTATTTCCAGAGGAACCTTTAGCTGCTTTGCGACGCGCTGCACTCACAGCAGGTGATTCTGACTCCATTGCTTGTTTAGCAGGTGCTTTTGCTGGAGCATATTTAGGAATGGCAGCATGGCCAGAAGATTGGGTAGTTCGCATTGAATACCGCGACCAATTGGCGGCCTTGTGCAAAGTTTGGGATTAA